TTCTTGGATCTTGTAATAAAGATAGCTTTTTAGTCCAAATTATATCTAAACTACAAAAATCAAACTCTTCAACTATTCTACCACAACACGCGTAAACACCTAAACCATTTATAGGGTATTTATCGACTACTTTAGAAAAATGAACCGTATCAAAATAATCTCCTTCTCTATCTGTAAAAGTGCAAAAACGCATTAATTTCTCATTAGACCCTTTATGAAATCGTGTGTTTACAAGTACACCATAAAGCACAACAGTTTGATTAATGTACTTTTTCATGTCTATAGCTTTTATATTTTCAATGAGTTCGTCATTTATCAACTCAAAATAATTACACAAAGGAAAACCTAATAATTCCATTTGATCATAAGCATTTTCAACCCAAGTTGTGGTTAAACTTGGCAACTTAAATTGTTTGTGATTAGGCTTAAATAATTTTGATTGTGTTGTTTTAGCTTTACTCGCATTTAATTTAAATATAGCTTGCCATAACAATTCAGTTTTAGATTGTTTTGTAAATCGAAAAGCATCTATTCTAATCAAAATGGTTAATTGTTCGATGCTAATAACAACCCTATCAATAAAATCATCTAAAGACAAAAACGCACCATTAAACTGCCTTTCAGTTAATATTCGCTTTACAGTTAATATTTCCAAACTTTTCAAATATCCAAAGCCTAAATAAATAACCTTACCTCTTATAATGTTTGGATGATCACTTTTATTAATACATGGTGCTTCTATAACACCACCACACATTTTTGCTTCATGTATATAATGTTCTGCACTATAAAAACCTCCCCCGTTATTAAGAACGGCTACCATAAATTCCAATGGAAAATAACATTTTAAATATAAGCTTTGGTAACTCTCAACGGCATATGAAGCCGAATGTCCTTTTGCAAAAGCATAACCTGCAAAACTTTTTATTTGATTCCAGACTTCAAAGGTTAGCTCATCTGGATACCCTTTAGCTTTACAATTATTAATGAATTTTTCTTCCACAGCAGTAAATTCTGCTCGTGATCTAAATTTCCCACTCATACCACGTCGTAACACATCAGCTTCTCCTAAATCCAATCCAGCAAACTTATTGGCTACTTTAAGCACATCTTCTTGGTACACCATAATGCCATAAGTCTCTGGCATTATTTCAAGCAAGATAGGATTAGCCTCTTTGCGTTTTTCAGGATGCCGTTGTCTAATAATAAATTCATTTTTCATTCCCGAACTTGAAACACCTGGTCTAATAATAGAACTAGCAGCCACTAAGCCTAAATAATCTTGGGTTTGTAATTTTCGCATTAAACCACGCATTGCTGGAGATTCTACATAATATGCTCCAATGGCTTTGCCTTGCTTTAATAAATTATTGATGTTTGGGTCTTTTTTAAAATTTTCAACTTGTGTTATATCTATTGGTGGTAATTCAGGTCGATTGTACTTTATAATTTCAATAGCTTCTTTAATTTTAGCTAAACCGCGCTGACCTAGTATATCAAATTTAAAAACACCAACATCTTCTGCTATAATCATATCAAACTGAACTGTTGGAAACCCTTTAGGAGGTAAATCTGTTGCTGAATAATAATGAATAGGTTTTTCTAAAATTAATATGCCACAAGAATGGACACTTAAATGATTTGGAAAACCTTTTATAAGCTCACCATATTTCAAAACTAACAACGCTATTTCATCTAATGTTTTAACATCGTAATTTCCTTTACTTAATTTATCTATTTCTTCCTTAGGCAGTCCAAATACTTTTCCCAATTCCCTTACTACTCCTTTATATTTAAAGGTATTATAAGTCGCTAATAAGGCGACATTTTTAAAACGGTTAAAAATATACTGGGTAATATCTTCTCTATCTTTCCATGAAAAATCAATATCAAAGTCTGGTGGTGATGCTCGAAACGGATTAATAAAACGCTCAAAATACAAATCCAACTCAATAGGATCTACATCTGTAATACCAATTATATATGCTACAATACTATTCGCACCACTACCCCGACCCACATGGATGTATCCCATTTGTTTTGAATAGGATATAATATCATAATTAATTAAAAAGTATGATACAAAATTCATCTGACGAATCGTTTTTAATTCAGTCTCTAATCGTGTTCTCACCTTTTTATCTGGTTGACTATAGCGTTTATGCAAATGGTCTTCACAAAGCTTAACTAGTAGCTGGTAATCTTCTTTTTCTGAATTTAGATAAAGTGTTTGATTTTGAGAAATTCTATGTTCGCCAAATTTAAAATCAATTCTACAACTATTAAGAAGTTTTATTGTGTTACTAATAACAAAAGGATAGTCTGAAAATTTATGTTTCAAATCTTCAAAAGGTATCATTTTATCATGCTCACTACACTCTTCTGTTTTTTGTAGTTTACTTAAAAGTGTATTATTATCAATAGCCCTTAATAAGCGATGTGCATTAAAATCTCGTTTACTCCTAATAGTAACTTGTTGTTGAATGACTAATTTATCTGTATAAGATTTATAACTTGAAAACGGTATTTTTTTAAGTTCTTCTATTGAAATACCTATAAACTCATTATCATGAAATACTTTTTTCTCTAATTCCATAACACGCTCTAAAGGATAAATAAAATAAGTGTTTTTTAATATAGGTGCTAAATCTGGAAGTGGTGTTTTGTTGTGTGAATGATGTGATAAAAAAGTATTTAATTCTTGAAAACCTTGGTTGTTTTTTGCCAAACCTACATATAACTGTTTAGCGCCATTTCTAAAATCAATACCAATAACTGGTTTAATATTAAACGCTATAGATTTACGAATAAAATTAAGGCATGCCGATGTATTATTAATATCGGTTAAAGCCAAAATACGCACGCCATTTTCTTTAGCAAGCTCTAATAAATCTACTTCTGAAAATGTACCATAGCGTAAGGAATAATATGTATGACAATTTAAATACATTATTGTTTTCTGTGTGCTAAAACAATAGGAGGTTCACCATTAAAAGGATTGTGAGAACCTCCTATAGATTTCGCTCCAATAGATGCTGCTTTTTGTACACTTAAATCTCCATAACGACTTCGAATAGTATCTAGAGCATTATATAAACTTAGCATTTCTTCTGTATCATCAAACAAATTAATTTGATAATTACCACTTACCAAATTACTGATTTTCACTCCTACAAGTCTGATCAGTAAACGTCTTTGGTATAAATTATCAAACAATTCAAGTACTCTAGGAATAATAAGATGATCGGCACTGGTATATGGTATTTTTACCTGTTTGGAATAGGTATTAAAATCTGAATATCTAATTTTCACACTGATACAGGAAGCTAATTTTTCACCTCTACGTAATTGATAGGCTAAATTTTCAGCCATAGCAAAAATGGTTGTTCGTAGCTTTACAACATCAATTGTATCTTTATTAAAGGTACGTTCGATAGAAATAGATTTTCGTTCATGAAATGGTATTAATGGAGGGTTATCTATACCATTGGCACGTTTCCAAATGGTGACCCCATTAACACCTAAAACACTACGCATCATTTCAACTGGCATTTGCTGAACAACTCTTACTTTATCAATACCTAAATTTCTAAGAATTTGATAAGTCTTTTCTCCTACTGATGGTATTTTCTTTATAGATAAAGGCGCCATAAATGATTTTTCAAAACCATAATCCACTCTAAGTTGGTTATTGGGTTTAGCTTCACCTGTTGCGACCTTAGAAACAATTTTGTTAGAAGACAAACCAAATGAAATTGGCAACCCTGTTTCTTTAATTATTTTAGTTCGTAATTCGGAAGCATATTTATAACTACCAAAAAACTTATCCATACCACTCAAATCTGCATAAAATTCATCAATACTAGCCTTTTCAAATACGGGTACACTTTCCTTTATAATATTAGTAACTAAATGTGATTGCTTTGTGTAAATCGATGAATTTCCTCGAATTACAACTGCTTCTGGACACAAGCATTTTGCCAACCGCATAGGCATACCAGAATGCACTCCAAAGCGTCTTGTTTCATAACTACATGCCGCTACCACACCCCTATCTCCAGTACCTCCTACTAATAAAGGTCGTTTTTGTAAACGACTATCAATTAAACGTTCACATGACACAAAAAAGGTGTCTAAATCGAGATGCAAAATATTTTTATTCATACCACAAAATTAGCTACATATTTAAGTAGTTATTGCTTATATTTGTAGTATTATGAAAATTATAGCTAAAAACATAAAACATTTAAGAACTCTTAAAAAGCTATCGCAAGAAGCCCTTGCTGAAGAACTAAATATAACACGCTCTAGAATTGGTTCTTATGAAGAAAATCGCTCTGCGCCTACTATTGAGGTGTTAATTATGCTTTCTGATTATTTTAAGATTCCTATTGATATTCTTTTAAGAAATGATTTAACAAAATCTAAGGATTCCTCTTTTATTGAAATTGGAAATCAACGTGTTTTATTTCCTATTATAGTCGATTCAGAAAACGAGAATTTAATTGAAGTGGTTCCTATTAAAGCTTCAGCTGGTTATTTATCTGGTTATGATGATCCTGAATACATAGAGCAATTACAAAAAATTAAATTGCCTTTTTTACCTACAGGAAAACATCGTGCGTTTCCAATTAAAGGAGATTCGATGCTCCCTATGAAAGATGGCTCATTTGTTATTGCTCGTTTTATTGAAGATAGAAGTGAAATAAAAACAGGCAGAACATACATTTTAGTAACCTTAAATGATGGCATGGTTTATAAGCGTATTATGAATAATATTGATTTTAATAATTCATTATTACTGATGTCTGATAACAAAAAGTACAACGACTACAGTGTCCCAATAAATGAAGTCTTAGAAATTTGGGAATTTACATGTAGTATCAATACTCAAGAATACAGCGAGGAAGAACTTAAATTAAGCAGTATTATCAGTATGTTCAACGACTTGGGTGTTGAATTGAAAGCTTTAGAAAAACTGCAACACTGATGTATACCATTATTGATGTTGAGACCACGGGTCAAGGGAATAAAATCACTGAAATTTCCATTTTCAAATATAATGGTACCCAAATTATTGATGAATTTACGTCATTGGTCAATCCAGATGCCTATATACCTGATTACATAACAGCATTAACAGGTATTGATAATGCCTTGGTTGCCAATGCCCCAACATTTTCAGAGCTGGCCAAAGATATTTTAGCCATTACAGAAGATACCATTTTTGTTGCCCATAGTGTAAATTTTGATTACAACGTAATACGCAATGAATTTATAGATATTGGGATTGATTTTAGAAGAAAAAAATTGTGTACTGTACGATTATCAAGAAAATTAATTCCCGGACACAAATCCTATAGCTTAGGGAAAATATGCCATGCACTGGATATTAATATCAATGGCAGGCATAGGGCACGAGGTGATGCCGAAGCTACCGTTATCTTATTTGAAAAATTATTACATGCCAAGGGTTCTGAAACCGTGTTCAACGATTTTCTTAAAAAATCTTCTAAGGAAGCCACCTTACCACCACATTTGCCAAGCTCCGTTTTTAATGCCATACCCAATGAAGCGGGTATTTATTATTTTAAGAATAAAAAAGGAAAGGTCATTTATGTAGGTAAAGCAAAAGATTTAAAAAAACGGGTATTGGGTCATTTTTATAACAAGACCGAAAAAGAACTTAATCTTTGCAGGGAAACAGTGGATATAGACTTTGAGCTATCTGGTAGTGAACTTATCGCACTTCTCATGGAAGATGCTGCCATAAAACATTACTTCCCAGAATATAACCAAGCTTCAAAAAGAAACCCGAATGCTTTTGCCGTTTTTAGTTATGAAGACAGAAAAGGAATCATTCACTTGGCATATAATACCATAAAAGCCATACCAAACCCATTATTCACTTTTTATAACATTACAGATTGCCGACAATTTTTGGAACGTCTTTGTGCCCAATTTGAACTGTGCCCAAAATACTGCCACTTACAGGAAGGTGTTAACCATTGCTCACATTACAAAATAAAAACCTGCCATGGCATCTGTAATGAAAATGAACCCATAGATAAATACAATGCACGTGTTAAAAATGCCGTAAAACTTACACTTGAAAAATCTAAAGATATCGTGATCAAGGAAAAAGGAAGGCATTCTGAAGAAGAAGCCTTTGTACTCATCAAAAACAATGTGTATTTGGGTTATGGCTTTATTGATAGATCGGAACAAATAACCACTAATGAGGCATTGGAAAATTATTTGATTCCTCAGAAGGACAATGTGGATGTGCAGAAGATTATTAGAAGTAAATTAGTTTCTCTATGATTTCTTAATTTTTTTCATAACCACCTTTTCAATTAAATAGCGCATTGCATCAGCTTTAGTAAAATCAAGTTTTTTTCCTTTTTTAGATCTTTTAAAATCATATTTGGAATTAAAATGGGCCTTAACCATATCATAAAGTCTATCCTGTTCACTATGTTCTAATGCTTTATAAACTTCAAATACAGTTTCTGCTTTCATGTTTTAAATTTCATCTAATTAAAAATATGAAACCTCTTTCAAATAACTTTGCAAGATTTAACCTATTTAATTTTTTATTTTATTGTTCTTTTTTGGCATATATCAAGTATAGCAAGTAAATTTCTTGCTATTATTTTGACGGTATCCTCATAATAATCTAATTTAGAAACCTTATTCAAATCGTCTTTTATTAGTTCATTTAACCTATTCTGTTCAAAATGGTTTAATGCTTTATAAACTTCAAAAACTGTTTCTGCTTTCATCAGTAATATCTTATTTATAATAATAAATTAATCAAAGGAATATCTGCTTCTGCTAAATCATAATTTTTAAGATTATATGGTAAGACCCACTCAAATTTATCGTGGTCTGTAAGATCAAATTTGGCTGAAATAAAACTACATCTGTAAGCCACCAAATTTATAGTAAAAGCATCATAAGCATGAATATTAGTACCTAATTTTTCATGAACATTTACAGCCATTCCAAGTTCTTCCCTCAATTCTCTTATTAAAGCGCTTTTTTTAGATTCATTTTCTTCAACCTTTCCTCCGGGAAACTCCCATTTTCCAGCCATAGATTTACCTTCTTTACGACGCCCTATAAAGATTTCATCTCCCTTGTAAATTATTCCGCATGCTACTTTTAACATTATTAGAAGCTCTAAAAATATACTCTTGACCCTTATTAGAATTTTAATTTTTTCCTATACCAGGCTTCAAAAAATGGTCTATCATTATTATTTGGTTGCTCATACCATTCTGAACAGATAAAATAACGACTACCTTTAATTAAAACCGGTCCACTCCAATATCTTAGAATATTGTTGCCATCAGATGGTAACGCTTTCTTTAACATAGGGTATTGAATATCAAATATGTTTTTAGAATAACTTTCTTGTTGAAGTAAATAAATATCATTTTTATCTAGTAAGTCATTCTCAATAAGATAGTGCATAAAGGTTTTTACTAACTTACCCACCCTCATTCTTTCCTCTTGATGGCTTCATTTAATTTTAAATGCAACTGTTTGTTTTGTGTTCTATTTACTTCTGTTTTAGGTTGATTATTTGCCTTCACTTGCTTATAAGAGCTTGTATTAAATTCAGGCTTTCTTTCTTTAAACACTTTAGTTAATAATTCTGGAATACCAAGTTTTTTAAAATAATCGTAGGTTCCGTCATAAAGAAATATAGGCCTTGTATGGTCAATCTCTGAACCTTCTGGAATAAATATCACCATGCCTTGCCGAGCTCTCGTTAAAAGCACTCTGTAAGCATTCTTCAAATACTGCCGTATAATATCCTGATTTATATTTTGCCATTTTGAGCCTTTAAATTTTTGATAACCCCATTGGTCATTATCCATAAAAAAGTCTGCTCCCCATGTGAGACAAACCCAGTCGATTTCTAATCCCTGTATATCAAATTCTGTAGCAACTATTTCTAAAAAATAAGAGGACCTTACATCTTCTTTTCCGTCTAAAAACCAATTTGATGGTGCTATTTCATTTTTAACATCAATACCGAATGGACGAAGTCTTCTTGCTCCAGAAGATCCCACAACTCCTGTTCGTTCTGTCCCCTTAGCCATACCTCGAAGCCAATTTTTAGCAATATCCAGATCTCTTGTAATAACAATTGGAAAATCTTTTTTTATTTGATTGAACAGACTTTGAGCATTGTTAAAATTTAATTCTAATAATTCATGGATGAAGTTTGATAATTGTTCTGATCTAAATGACCTAATGGAAATAGCTAAATGCAAATCTTGCTCCTTTATACCATTATTGGTTACCCATCTTTTAATATCCTTATTCCTTATATAATTGTCATTTTCAATAATTAAATCTGAATAGTGGATATCCCATTCTGAATAATGATCTTTTAATGCGCTTATCCACGCCTCTAAACCAGCCTCACCCGTATTTATTTCTTGACCGCCTCCAATTAAGCAAATAATAGTGCACCAATCTTCATGTCTATTCATGACATCAATCAAAAATTCGGGTTCAGACATATTAAAATCTGCTATTCCCTTTTTGACTTTCATAAAGGACGTGGCCTTTTCATTAGTCCAGGCACGTTGCGCTTCATCAAAAACAACCACTTTTTCTACAGGTTCTTTTGTTGATATTAAATTGTCGTCTCTAAAATGATGAATATTTTGAATAAATGCATTCGCCCTAATCGCCGCTTGTTTCTTGGTTAGTAATTCTCCTTTGGTCTTGGCTGTTAAAACTTCATCCCTTGTTAAAGCTTCTCTTAATACCGCAACCAAAGGACCATTTCCAGATAAGAAGACTGCATGCTCATCTTCATCTGATTTCATGCGTTCATTGGCAATATTTAAACCAGCCAAGGTCTTACCTGCGCCAGGAACACCTGTGACAAAACAAATTGATTTTTTAGAATGGGTTTTTGAGTATTCAATAACCTCATTTAGGCAATCGGCTGTTCTTGATAAATTTATAGCCCCAGAATCAGATCTTGAAATTTCTTTTACATTATGACCTTTATATAAGGCTTGTGCCGCTTCAACAATTGTTGGTGTTGGCTTGTATATTGAATTTTCCCATGCAAAAGTATCTATTTCATTTCCATTTGAATTTTCTAAAACCTTTTTAAGGTATGTGCCTAAATTATATCTATTCGTTTTTGCTGCGGTAACATAAGCATCTATATCCACTTGTTCGTTTTCAAAATCCTGAGCATGAGTAGATACGAGTACTGGAATTAAAGTTGTATTATGACTACCTTGATGAAAATTCTTTAAATCTAGGGTATAATCTATCACCTGTTCTATAGCATGATTGCCATAAGTATTATCACCAACTTTAAATTCAATAACAAAAATTATATGCTTAATAATAATGATAATATCCACACGTTTTCCCATTCTTGGGATAGCAAATTCAAAGTAAATTTTACCTGCTTGAAACTGAATTAACTGTTCTTTTAAAACCTCTATCTGGCCAATCCAAGCATTTCGTTGCAATTCTTCTAAAGCATAAGTGTGATATAGACTTAATTCACCTAAAATTCTTGAATCATTATCCTCAATGAAGTTTTGGATTGTGTTTGAATAATAGGCTCGTTTCATGATGTTTTTCAATTAAAACTTTATATAATGTAATTCAAAATCTCAAAATTAATCATCTTTTTCCATCGCTCTTTTATATAAATTATAAAGAATGATTTCATTCCAATTTGACCTTTCAAATGGACCAAAATTTGGTACATATTTAAAACCAAAATCATTAAACTTATCTGATAAAAATTTTATTTCTAGTAGTTTATCCTCTACTTCCTTTTCGTCTAATGCATAATCCACTAACCATTGGGCTTCCTGCGAAATATAATCCTCAAATAGTTCGTCAAAATGATAGTTTATTTCCTGAGTATCAATTGTATTAAAATCAATTTCAAAACTGCTAGTTAATGAGTTAAATAATTTAATAGCATCAGTAATATCATATTCACCCGTAACTAATTCTGTTGTAATTTCAATTATTTTTTCTTGCAATAGAGAATTAATTTTTATATTTTTCTTAACAGATTTCATGAATAATCGGAATTGAGAATTCAATATGTAGTTATAATGTAATGATTCCCATTCTTCAATTTCTTCGATAATATCACAAATAATCACATCTGTATTTTCACAAATAACATATTTATGAATTAATATGGCCATTTGAATCAACTGAGCATCTCGAG
The nucleotide sequence above comes from Flavobacteriaceae bacterium HL-DH10. Encoded proteins:
- a CDS encoding (deoxy)nucleoside triphosphate pyrophosphohydrolase; the encoded protein is MLKVACGIIYKGDEIFIGRRKEGKSMAGKWEFPGGKVEENESKKSALIRELREELGMAVNVHEKLGTNIHAYDAFTINLVAYRCSFISAKFDLTDHDKFEWVLPYNLKNYDLAEADIPLINLLL
- a CDS encoding exonuclease domain-containing protein; the encoded protein is MMYTIIDVETTGQGNKITEISIFKYNGTQIIDEFTSLVNPDAYIPDYITALTGIDNALVANAPTFSELAKDILAITEDTIFVAHSVNFDYNVIRNEFIDIGIDFRRKKLCTVRLSRKLIPGHKSYSLGKICHALDININGRHRARGDAEATVILFEKLLHAKGSETVFNDFLKKSSKEATLPPHLPSSVFNAIPNEAGIYYFKNKKGKVIYVGKAKDLKKRVLGHFYNKTEKELNLCRETVDIDFELSGSELIALLMEDAAIKHYFPEYNQASKRNPNAFAVFSYEDRKGIIHLAYNTIKAIPNPLFTFYNITDCRQFLERLCAQFELCPKYCHLQEGVNHCSHYKIKTCHGICNENEPIDKYNARVKNAVKLTLEKSKDIVIKEKGRHSEEEAFVLIKNNVYLGYGFIDRSEQITTNEALENYLIPQKDNVDVQKIIRSKLVSL
- a CDS encoding DUF2075 domain-containing protein, whose amino-acid sequence is MKRAYYSNTIQNFIEDNDSRILGELSLYHTYALEELQRNAWIGQIEVLKEQLIQFQAGKIYFEFAIPRMGKRVDIIIIIKHIIFVIEFKVGDNTYGNHAIEQVIDYTLDLKNFHQGSHNTTLIPVLVSTHAQDFENEQVDIDAYVTAAKTNRYNLGTYLKKVLENSNGNEIDTFAWENSIYKPTPTIVEAAQALYKGHNVKEISRSDSGAINLSRTADCLNEVIEYSKTHSKKSICFVTGVPGAGKTLAGLNIANERMKSDEDEHAVFLSGNGPLVAVLREALTRDEVLTAKTKGELLTKKQAAIRANAFIQNIHHFRDDNLISTKEPVEKVVVFDEAQRAWTNEKATSFMKVKKGIADFNMSEPEFLIDVMNRHEDWCTIICLIGGGQEINTGEAGLEAWISALKDHYSEWDIHYSDLIIENDNYIRNKDIKRWVTNNGIKEQDLHLAISIRSFRSEQLSNFIHELLELNFNNAQSLFNQIKKDFPIVITRDLDIAKNWLRGMAKGTERTGVVGSSGARRLRPFGIDVKNEIAPSNWFLDGKEDVRSSYFLEIVATEFDIQGLEIDWVCLTWGADFFMDNDQWGYQKFKGSKWQNINQDIIRQYLKNAYRVLLTRARQGMVIFIPEGSEIDHTRPIFLYDGTYDYFKKLGIPELLTKVFKERKPEFNTSSYKQVKANNQPKTEVNRTQNKQLHLKLNEAIKRKE
- a CDS encoding DNA polymerase IV, with translation MNKNILHLDLDTFFVSCERLIDSRLQKRPLLVGGTGDRGVVAACSYETRRFGVHSGMPMRLAKCLCPEAVVIRGNSSIYTKQSHLVTNIIKESVPVFEKASIDEFYADLSGMDKFFGSYKYASELRTKIIKETGLPISFGLSSNKIVSKVATGEAKPNNQLRVDYGFEKSFMAPLSIKKIPSVGEKTYQILRNLGIDKVRVVQQMPVEMMRSVLGVNGVTIWKRANGIDNPPLIPFHERKSISIERTFNKDTIDVVKLRTTIFAMAENLAYQLRRGEKLASCISVKIRYSDFNTYSKQVKIPYTSADHLIIPRVLELFDNLYQRRLLIRLVGVKISNLVSGNYQINLFDDTEEMLSLYNALDTIRSRYGDLSVQKAASIGAKSIGGSHNPFNGEPPIVLAHRKQ
- the dnaE gene encoding DNA polymerase III subunit alpha — its product is MYLNCHTYYSLRYGTFSEVDLLELAKENGVRILALTDINNTSACLNFIRKSIAFNIKPVIGIDFRNGAKQLYVGLAKNNQGFQELNTFLSHHSHNKTPLPDLAPILKNTYFIYPLERVMELEKKVFHDNEFIGISIEELKKIPFSSYKSYTDKLVIQQQVTIRSKRDFNAHRLLRAIDNNTLLSKLQKTEECSEHDKMIPFEDLKHKFSDYPFVISNTIKLLNSCRIDFKFGEHRISQNQTLYLNSEKEDYQLLVKLCEDHLHKRYSQPDKKVRTRLETELKTIRQMNFVSYFLINYDIISYSKQMGYIHVGRGSGANSIVAYIIGITDVDPIELDLYFERFINPFRASPPDFDIDFSWKDREDITQYIFNRFKNVALLATYNTFKYKGVVRELGKVFGLPKEEIDKLSKGNYDVKTLDEIALLVLKYGELIKGFPNHLSVHSCGILILEKPIHYYSATDLPPKGFPTVQFDMIIAEDVGVFKFDILGQRGLAKIKEAIEIIKYNRPELPPIDITQVENFKKDPNINNLLKQGKAIGAYYVESPAMRGLMRKLQTQDYLGLVAASSIIRPGVSSSGMKNEFIIRQRHPEKRKEANPILLEIMPETYGIMVYQEDVLKVANKFAGLDLGEADVLRRGMSGKFRSRAEFTAVEEKFINNCKAKGYPDELTFEVWNQIKSFAGYAFAKGHSASYAVESYQSLYLKCYFPLEFMVAVLNNGGGFYSAEHYIHEAKMCGGVIEAPCINKSDHPNIIRGKVIYLGFGYLKSLEILTVKRILTERQFNGAFLSLDDFIDRVVISIEQLTILIRIDAFRFTKQSKTELLWQAIFKLNASKAKTTQSKLFKPNHKQFKLPSLTTTWVENAYDQMELLGFPLCNYFELINDELIENIKAIDMKKYINQTVVLYGVLVNTRFHKGSNEKLMRFCTFTDREGDYFDTVHFSKVVDKYPINGLGVYACCGRIVEEFDFCSLDIIWTKKLSLLQDPRSLN
- a CDS encoding LexA family transcriptional regulator; this translates as MKIIAKNIKHLRTLKKLSQEALAEELNITRSRIGSYEENRSAPTIEVLIMLSDYFKIPIDILLRNDLTKSKDSSFIEIGNQRVLFPIIVDSENENLIEVVPIKASAGYLSGYDDPEYIEQLQKIKLPFLPTGKHRAFPIKGDSMLPMKDGSFVIARFIEDRSEIKTGRTYILVTLNDGMVYKRIMNNIDFNNSLLLMSDNKKYNDYSVPINEVLEIWEFTCSINTQEYSEEELKLSSIISMFNDLGVELKALEKLQH